One window of Thioflexithrix psekupsensis genomic DNA carries:
- a CDS encoding DNA double-strand break repair nuclease NurA, translating into MPYQDNNGFELASYKPLQRILDSEKVKNLESRLKVRKPSEDEEQEKLEPTDKDSLEPSAWQPIAAIAIDGSYQSVPVKNGFPSAEYGYVTVAAVWIWLSEIRKLAKQEFIDPVKFRQTEDAAATQSVYAGANILIDEEESVKSSMRKMLFEEFLNEAPFYNKDEPNKETLLYQNYVRYKNKLSFNIYLDIRYKILFNFIKLKHFT; encoded by the coding sequence ATGCCATATCAGGATAATAATGGTTTTGAGTTAGCAAGTTACAAACCTCTACAACGTATTTTAGACAGCGAAAAAGTCAAAAACCTTGAAAGCCGTTTGAAAGTACGCAAACCAAGCGAAGATGAGGAGCAGGAAAAACTTGAACCTACTGACAAAGATAGTTTGGAACCAAGTGCGTGGCAACCCATAGCGGCAATTGCTATTGACGGAAGTTATCAGTCCGTGCCTGTAAAAAATGGTTTTCCGAGTGCCGAATATGGTTATGTTACGGTAGCGGCTGTTTGGATTTGGCTCTCTGAAATCCGAAAACTAGCCAAACAAGAATTTATAGACCCTGTTAAGTTTCGCCAAACGGAAGACGCTGCTGCTACTCAAAGTGTTTATGCAGGGGCAAATATCCTAATTGATGAAGAAGAAAGTGTCAAATCATCAATGCGTAAAATGCTATTTGAGGAATTTTTGAACGAAGCCCCTTTTTATAATAAAGACGAGCCTAACAAAGAAACTTTACTTTACCAAAATTATGTGAGATATAAAAACAAATTAAGTTTTAATATCTACCTAGATATTAGGTATAAGATACTGTTTAATTTTATTAAACTTAAACACTTTACCTGA
- a CDS encoding IS630 family transposase, translated as MNKRYEDLEELMSTGEAREVKRAMAVRMSLLGFVRAEAALACCVSVQFVDKWKAIYLASGVEGLKLAYKGSPGYLKPREREDVINWIQEKKTITIEELKRYLKEEYDVFYSSNTSYTKLLEEANLSYKKTHKENSAKDEVKVEAKKKEIKDLIDKEREQIESGEVMYWMQDESHQLWGDICGYVWSKKGERTSIKMSNYRTSQTWYGAVNIYTGEFILDRAKKADTKYTIDFINWLIYRYKEARHVIIWDGASYHRSEGLRTYLEKLNGGLPESEWKVRLLRFAPNAPEQNPVEDIWLQGKNWVRKNFHRLSSFKEVTSMFETFLSGKVFKFNKIKQYLIPNI; from the coding sequence ATGAACAAAAGATATGAAGATTTAGAAGAGTTAATGTCAACAGGTGAGGCGAGAGAAGTGAAGCGAGCGATGGCAGTAAGAATGTCTTTGCTTGGTTTTGTGCGTGCGGAAGCGGCTTTAGCGTGTTGTGTCAGTGTGCAATTTGTGGATAAATGGAAAGCCATTTATTTAGCGTCAGGGGTTGAAGGATTAAAGTTAGCGTATAAAGGCTCACCAGGGTATTTAAAGCCGCGTGAACGAGAAGATGTGATTAATTGGATACAAGAAAAGAAGACAATAACAATAGAGGAACTAAAGAGATACTTAAAAGAGGAGTATGATGTTTTCTATTCTTCAAATACTTCTTATACTAAATTATTAGAAGAAGCGAATTTAAGTTATAAGAAGACACACAAAGAGAATTCGGCAAAAGATGAGGTAAAAGTAGAAGCTAAAAAAAAAGAGATTAAGGATTTAATAGATAAGGAGCGTGAACAGATAGAAAGTGGAGAGGTAATGTACTGGATGCAAGACGAAAGCCATCAGTTGTGGGGAGATATTTGTGGTTATGTTTGGTCGAAAAAAGGAGAAAGAACGTCAATAAAGATGAGTAATTATCGCACTTCTCAAACGTGGTATGGAGCGGTGAATATTTATACGGGAGAATTTATTTTAGATAGGGCAAAGAAAGCTGATACAAAATATACGATAGACTTTATTAACTGGCTCATTTACAGATATAAAGAAGCCCGTCATGTGATTATTTGGGATGGTGCAAGTTATCATCGTTCTGAAGGTTTAAGAACTTATTTAGAGAAATTAAATGGGGGACTTCCAGAATCAGAATGGAAAGTTCGTTTATTAAGATTTGCGCCCAATGCCCCAGAGCAAAATCCAGTCGAGGATATTTGGCTTCAAGGTAAGAATTGGGTCAGAAAGAATTTTCACCGTCTATCAAGCTTTAAAGAAGTCACTAGTATGTTTGAGACCTTTTTGTCAGGTAAAGTGTTTAAGTTTAATAAAATTAAACAGTATCTTATACCTAATATCTAG
- a CDS encoding DNA double-strand break repair nuclease NurA — MLKLKITKSGESKAPECPYDNCGLNEPNNKLSYGFGKYECKCQLKKVLYSTDALRLHELHNPSGSCGEMYGQIMFTLERLFLINILRGFEKINSLQDIAKIAFILDGSLAVYSTSSWLTKSIQDELYRLNEVQKKITGQDLIIIGIEKSGTFVNHFEMLDTDQEGISGKFPKQNALLLTDEYIKKNIILSESPKPYGQDTYFGRKFFYKTSNGYRVVCNLATFNNYQRKTETAYPNQFPRLADVMSLLDQIVSSRFQNSVSPLISAHAEAAIPLNLGKRIFQDIAREIRNRT; from the coding sequence TTGCTAAAACTTAAAATTACCAAAAGTGGTGAAAGCAAAGCCCCCGAATGCCCTTATGATAACTGTGGTCTTAATGAACCTAATAACAAACTAAGTTATGGTTTTGGCAAATATGAATGTAAGTGCCAATTAAAAAAAGTGCTTTATTCTACTGATGCCTTGCGTTTGCACGAATTACATAACCCTTCGGGAAGTTGTGGCGAAATGTATGGACAAATTATGTTCACTTTGGAAAGATTATTTTTAATCAATATTCTTCGTGGGTTTGAGAAAATAAATTCCTTACAAGATATAGCCAAAATAGCCTTCATTTTAGACGGTTCGTTGGCTGTTTATAGTACTTCATCTTGGCTTACTAAATCCATACAAGACGAATTGTATAGACTAAACGAAGTTCAAAAGAAAATCACAGGACAAGACTTGATTATTATAGGCATTGAAAAATCAGGTACTTTTGTCAATCATTTTGAAATGTTAGATACAGACCAAGAAGGCATTAGCGGAAAATTCCCCAAACAAAATGCCTTACTTTTAACAGACGAATACATCAAGAAAAATATCATTTTGTCCGAAAGCCCTAAACCTTACGGACAAGATACCTATTTTGGTAGAAAATTTTTCTACAAAACAAGCAACGGTTACAGAGTTGTTTGTAATTTGGCAACTTTTAACAATTACCAAAGAAAAACAGAAACAGCTTACCCCAATCAATTTCCACGTTTAGCAGATGTGATGAGTTTATTAGACCAAATTGTTTCTAGCCGTTTTCAAAATTCAGTTTCTCCTTTGATTTCTGCCCACGCAGAAGCAGCAATACCTTTGAATTTAGGAAAACGTATATTTCAGGACATTGCAAGAGAAATTAGAAATCGCACCTAA
- a CDS encoding DNA methyltransferase: protein MKTLEDIGNINGNSTAETRWAKFGPYYAMFPIDFAFKVINEYSKIDDYILDPFAGRFSSVYAGGVLGRNSVGIEISPIGWLYGNTKLNPAPKENVKNRLLDIYNQRNEFAEQAEQMNEFFQLCYCNEVLRFLLSARENLNWRNDQTDATLMAIILVHLHGKIGEGLSNQMRQTKAMGYGYSINWWKNNGFTTPPQYNPLEFLIKKIEWRYAKNIPKIETDCQAILGDSTLELQKIGKTSKENNAKYSLLFTSPPYCSVVDYHVDQWLRLWLLKEGMDKPQTSQEKYKGRFTSKNEYRELLDKVFGACAKIMHEKSTIYVRTDIREFTQNLTIEILKSHFSNHKMKIIESEVLTRNQTEIFGNKSRKKEIDLLLTN, encoded by the coding sequence ATGAAAACATTAGAAGACATAGGAAATATTAATGGAAATAGTACAGCCGAAACCCGTTGGGCAAAATTCGGTCCCTACTATGCTATGTTTCCTATTGATTTTGCTTTCAAAGTTATCAATGAATATTCAAAAATAGACGATTATATTCTTGATCCATTTGCTGGCCGTTTTTCAAGTGTGTATGCGGGTGGCGTATTAGGCAGAAACAGCGTAGGGATAGAAATAAGCCCCATTGGTTGGCTTTATGGCAATACAAAATTAAATCCTGCGCCAAAAGAGAATGTAAAAAATAGGTTATTAGATATTTACAATCAAAGAAATGAATTTGCAGAACAAGCAGAACAAATGAATGAATTTTTTCAGTTGTGCTATTGCAATGAAGTTTTAAGATTTTTACTTTCAGCAAGAGAAAATCTAAATTGGCGAAATGACCAAACAGATGCAACCTTAATGGCTATTATTTTGGTGCATCTGCACGGAAAGATAGGCGAAGGTCTATCTAATCAAATGCGACAAACCAAAGCAATGGGTTATGGATATTCTATAAATTGGTGGAAAAATAATGGCTTTACCACACCACCGCAATACAACCCATTAGAATTTCTTATAAAAAAAATTGAGTGGCGTTATGCAAAAAACATCCCAAAGATAGAAACTGATTGCCAAGCTATTCTTGGGGATAGTACGCTTGAATTGCAAAAAATTGGGAAAACATCAAAAGAAAACAACGCCAAATACTCTTTGCTATTTACTTCCCCACCTTATTGTTCAGTTGTCGATTATCACGTTGACCAATGGTTGAGACTTTGGTTGCTCAAGGAGGGAATGGATAAACCACAAACCAGTCAAGAGAAATATAAAGGTCGTTTTACTTCAAAAAACGAATACAGAGAATTATTGGATAAAGTTTTTGGTGCTTGCGCCAAAATCATGCACGAAAAAAGCACGATATATGTTAGAACGGACATAAGGGAGTTTACTCAAAACTTGACAATTGAGATTTTAAAGAGCCATTTTTCTAATCACAAAATGAAAATAATAGAAAGTGAAGTTCTAACACGCAACCAAACCGAAATTTTCGGTAACAAATCCAGAAAAAAGGAAATTGATTTGTTATTGACAAACTAA
- a CDS encoding ribbon-helix-helix domain-containing protein, whose amino-acid sequence MVNWSISDNLDETVRDYLSQIGQENNISTFIEKIVREKLFELQIEQIKQRNQLVEPTEILTAIDAALAHENRT is encoded by the coding sequence ATGGTCAATTGGTCAATTTCGGATAACTTAGATGAAACAGTGCGTGATTACCTCAGCCAAATTGGGCAAGAAAATAATATTTCTACCTTTATTGAGAAAATTGTGCGAGAAAAATTGTTTGAATTGCAAATTGAACAAATTAAGCAACGTAATCAACTCGTTGAGCCAACAGAAATTTTAACGGCTATTGATGCTGCTCTCGCGCATGAAAATCGTACTTGA
- a CDS encoding leucine-rich repeat domain-containing protein produces MPNKPKVILQLEKDLGFELEQVELGEIWKYDIEERTNFALNEQGEVVGLRLSKCEIEDLSPLQGLTALTGLSLENNQINDLSPLQGLTALTWLGLYENQISDLSPLQGLTALTGLDLWDNQISDLSPLQGLTALTGLYLNGNQINDLSPLQGLTALTGLRLGGNQIRDLSPLQGLTALTRLDLGSNQISDLSPLQGLTALTGLDLEHNQISDLSPLQGLTALTGLDLEHNQISDLSPLQGLTALTGLYLWNNQIQEITLDFLNHFPQLETLFLSENPIKNIPEEIFTFGNVSAMRHYLEDLEKQQIQTYQAKVILIGNGRVGKTCLLKRWLDKTFDEKEPSTHAIQLRHYPLKKLAKEKQFKTIQLHIWDFGGQDIYHATHRLFMQTKAIFVLVWDAQTEKEPEQREGDHPYRNYPLNYWLDYAKNLGKNSPILIVQTKKQRDGEQIPKDLAELHKNYNIIAAIAVESSQDKHNGFTFFEQHLMEQVEKLLETTCIDLPESWWQVQTQVQKWQTSKKTLSLTEFNKLCQKFGLDNEHASSVLLYLHNSGTVFYQENLFQNQIILDQKWAIDAVYTLFDRKSKFYRSKKENGNFSGEDLQDIWQHFNEAEQKLFLNFMKSCEICFELDYDDEKPFSERCFIAPALLPEKKPKPSNLWLNAQKWFVRYQYRFLHYGNLQSFIVRTHQWAERASLWKNGCELDDDQGNSTLIEGFFNAEKPYLQIMVAGNNPQNLLDKVRNEFDEIQQDDQVEELWSLDGVEFVRKADIEKISTNNPQFNPFIRRNENTVFVIWESELIALKSHYQKIVEKDECRELSLELENIFASDIPKGILNYARNVLEVIVTKICKDKLKRERGTEPLKGILDKFKKEETIPENIVSAMFNVNELGTYGTHPKSFDKKQVRSCLFDLEIVLDWFLQQK; encoded by the coding sequence ATGCCAAATAAACCTAAAGTAATTTTGCAATTAGAGAAGGATTTGGGGTTTGAGCTTGAGCAGGTGGAGCTGGGGGAGATTTGGAAATATGACATTGAGGAACGAACTAACTTTGCCTTGAATGAGCAAGGGGAAGTGGTGGGTTTGCGCCTGAGTAAGTGCGAAATAGAAGACCTAAGCCCGTTACAGGGCTTGACCGCTTTGACTGGGTTGAGTTTAGAAAATAATCAAATCAACGACCTAAGCCCGTTACAAGGCTTGACCGCTTTGACTTGGTTGGGTTTATATGAGAATCAAATCAGCGACCTAAGCCCGTTACAAGGCTTGACCGCTTTGACTGGGTTGGATTTATGGGATAATCAAATCAGTGACCTAAGCCCGTTACAAGGCTTGACCGCTTTGACTGGGTTGTATTTAAATGGTAATCAAATCAACGACCTAAGCCCGTTACAAGGCTTGACCGCTTTGACTGGGTTGCGTTTAGGTGGGAATCAAATCAGAGACCTAAGTCCGTTACAAGGCTTGACCGCTTTGACTCGGTTGGATTTAGGAAGTAATCAAATCAGTGACCTAAGCCCGTTACAAGGCTTGACCGCTTTGACTGGGTTGGATTTAGAACACAATCAAATCAGTGACCTAAGCCCGTTACAAGGCTTGACCGCTTTGACTGGGTTGGATTTAGAACACAATCAAATCAGTGACCTAAGCCCGTTACAAGGCTTGACCGCTTTGACTGGGTTGTATTTATGGAATAATCAAATTCAAGAAATCACTTTAGATTTTCTAAATCACTTTCCTCAATTAGAAACACTTTTTCTTTCTGAAAATCCCATTAAAAATATACCAGAAGAAATTTTTACATTTGGTAATGTTTCGGCAATGCGCCACTATCTCGAAGACCTCGAAAAACAACAAATCCAAACTTATCAAGCCAAAGTGATTTTAATTGGCAATGGGCGTGTGGGTAAAACCTGTTTGCTCAAGCGGTGGCTGGATAAGACTTTTGACGAAAAAGAACCTTCTACCCATGCGATTCAATTGCGGCATTATCCCTTAAAAAAACTCGCTAAAGAAAAGCAATTTAAAACAATTCAACTGCATATTTGGGATTTTGGTGGACAAGACATTTATCACGCCACCCATCGCTTATTTATGCAAACCAAAGCGATTTTTGTTTTAGTATGGGATGCTCAAACAGAAAAAGAACCTGAGCAAAGAGAGGGTGATCATCCTTATCGTAATTATCCCTTAAATTATTGGTTGGATTATGCGAAAAATTTAGGCAAAAATAGCCCTATTTTAATCGTGCAAACTAAAAAACAGCGCGATGGGGAGCAAATCCCCAAAGATTTAGCAGAATTACATAAAAACTACAATATTATTGCGGCTATTGCTGTGGAATCTTCGCAAGATAAACACAATGGCTTTACTTTTTTTGAACAGCATTTAATGGAACAAGTTGAAAAATTACTTGAAACAACCTGCATCGATTTGCCTGAATCATGGTGGCAAGTGCAAACTCAAGTACAAAAGTGGCAAACTTCTAAAAAAACCCTTTCTTTAACTGAATTTAATAAACTGTGTCAAAAATTTGGATTGGATAATGAACATGCGTCAAGTGTACTGCTTTATTTGCACAATTCAGGTACGGTATTTTATCAAGAAAATCTATTTCAAAACCAAATCATTTTAGACCAAAAATGGGCGATTGATGCGGTTTATACTTTATTTGATCGTAAAAGTAAGTTTTATCGCTCTAAAAAAGAAAATGGGAACTTTAGCGGAGAAGACTTACAGGATATTTGGCAACACTTTAATGAAGCGGAGCAAAAACTGTTTTTAAATTTCATGAAATCTTGTGAGATTTGTTTTGAACTAGATTATGATGATGAAAAACCTTTTTCCGAACGTTGTTTTATTGCGCCTGCTTTATTGCCAGAGAAAAAACCAAAGCCATCAAATTTGTGGTTAAATGCTCAAAAATGGTTTGTGCGTTATCAATATCGGTTTTTACATTACGGCAATTTGCAAAGTTTTATCGTGCGCACGCATCAATGGGCAGAGCGAGCCAGTTTGTGGAAAAATGGTTGTGAATTAGATGATGATCAGGGAAATTCAACCCTCATCGAAGGTTTTTTTAACGCAGAAAAACCTTATTTACAAATCATGGTGGCAGGTAATAATCCACAAAATCTATTGGATAAAGTGCGGAATGAATTTGACGAGATTCAACAAGATGATCAAGTAGAGGAATTGTGGTCATTAGATGGGGTGGAATTTGTGCGTAAAGCGGATATTGAGAAAATATCTACAAATAACCCGCAATTTAATCCTTTTATTCGCAGAAATGAAAACACCGTTTTTGTTATCTGGGAATCTGAGTTAATTGCATTAAAATCGCATTATCAAAAAATAGTCGAAAAAGATGAATGTAGAGAATTAAGCCTAGAATTAGAAAATATTTTTGCTTCCGATATTCCCAAAGGCATTCTTAATTATGCCAGAAATGTATTAGAAGTCATTGTTACAAAAATATGTAAGGACAAATTAAAGCGAGAACGCGGCACTGAACCGTTAAAAGGAATTCTGGATAAATTTAAAAAAGAAGAAACCATTCCAGAAAATATTGTTTCTGCTATGTTTAACGTGAATGAATTAGGAACTTATGGCACTCATCCCAAATCATTTGATAAAAAACAAGTGCGCAGTTGTTTATTTGATTTAGAAATTGTTTTAGATTGGTTTTTGCAACAAAAATAA
- the miaA gene encoding tRNA (adenosine(37)-N6)-dimethylallyltransferase MiaA, with protein MNDTFCIFLMGPTAAGKTDLAIALTEYLPCRIISVDSAMVYRGLDIGTAKPSAELLAQVPHALIDICDPSEAYSAARFRHDALQIIEECHQQERIPLLVGGTGLYFRALQQGLSELPSANPELRNQLHQQLQNQGSLVLHQKLAEIDPEAAQRIHPHDPQRIQRALEVYYLTGQPISDWYRQQTQSSPLKSVKKLVIAPQQRTLLHDKIAVRFRQMLQNGLIDEVQGLYQRGDLHAGLPALRAVGYRQVWQYLAGELSYAELPEKAIVATRQLAKRQLTWLRSETDSDWLDSTLPFTVLLENTLKFVETRPNTC; from the coding sequence ATGAACGACACATTTTGTATTTTTCTCATGGGGCCTACCGCAGCAGGTAAAACAGATTTAGCGATTGCTTTAACGGAATATTTACCGTGTCGTATTATTAGTGTTGACTCGGCAATGGTGTATCGCGGGCTGGATATTGGCACGGCCAAACCCAGCGCGGAATTATTGGCACAAGTTCCCCATGCGTTGATTGATATTTGTGATCCGAGTGAGGCTTATTCTGCGGCACGATTTCGACATGATGCCTTACAAATTATTGAAGAATGTCATCAACAAGAACGTATTCCCTTACTGGTCGGTGGCACAGGTTTATACTTTCGTGCCTTGCAACAAGGTTTGTCTGAACTACCCTCAGCTAATCCTGAATTACGTAATCAGTTACACCAGCAATTACAAAATCAAGGCAGTTTAGTCTTACATCAAAAATTGGCTGAAATTGACCCCGAAGCCGCACAACGGATTCATCCGCACGACCCTCAACGGATTCAACGGGCATTAGAGGTTTATTATTTGACGGGACAACCCATTTCAGACTGGTATCGACAACAAACCCAATCTTCTCCTCTTAAATCAGTGAAAAAACTGGTGATTGCACCTCAACAACGGACTTTATTACATGATAAAATAGCCGTCCGTTTTCGACAGATGTTACAAAATGGATTAATTGACGAGGTGCAAGGTTTGTATCAACGCGGCGACTTACATGCGGGATTACCTGCCTTGCGGGCGGTGGGTTATCGACAAGTGTGGCAGTATTTGGCGGGAGAATTGTCTTATGCCGAATTACCCGAAAAGGCAATTGTGGCAACGCGCCAATTGGCTAAACGACAATTAACTTGGCTGCGCTCTGAAACAGACAGTGATTGGTTAGACAGCACGTTACCGTTTACTGTTTTATTAGAAAACACATTGAAATTTGTCGAAACACGCCCAAACACCTGTTAG
- the hfq gene encoding RNA chaperone Hfq: MSKGQSLQDPFLNILRKDRVPVSIYLVNGIKLQGQVESFDQFVVLLKNVTTSQLVYKHAISTIVPSKSIKLPQDDSLPE, from the coding sequence ATGAGTAAAGGGCAGTCGTTGCAAGACCCATTTTTAAATATCTTGCGTAAAGATCGTGTCCCTGTTTCGATTTATTTGGTCAATGGAATAAAATTACAGGGACAAGTCGAATCCTTTGACCAGTTCGTGGTTTTACTAAAAAATGTGACCACCAGTCAATTGGTTTATAAGCATGCCATTTCAACCATCGTTCCCAGTAAATCTATCAAATTACCACAAGATGATAGTTTACCAGAATAA
- the sdhC gene encoding succinate dehydrogenase, cytochrome b556 subunit: protein MAVRKRPLSPHLQIYKMPLTAGLMSITHRITGVALAAGTLVLTYWLLSIGLGEETYQEAQAALGSIFGLIVLFGWTLALFYHLFNGIRHLFWDAAKGIDLKSAHLSGLLVLASASIVSVLVWIAAWVARGGA from the coding sequence ATGGCAGTACGCAAGCGACCGTTATCGCCCCATCTGCAAATCTATAAGATGCCTCTCACCGCAGGTCTTATGTCGATCACCCATCGTATCACTGGTGTTGCGCTTGCAGCAGGAACACTGGTGTTGACCTATTGGCTGTTGTCCATCGGCTTGGGCGAAGAAACCTACCAAGAAGCACAAGCGGCTTTAGGGTCAATTTTCGGCTTAATCGTGCTGTTTGGTTGGACATTGGCTCTGTTTTACCATTTATTCAATGGCATTCGCCACTTATTTTGGGATGCGGCGAAGGGCATTGACCTGAAATCAGCCCATTTATCTGGATTACTGGTATTAGCCAGTGCCAGTATTGTCAGCGTATTGGTTTGGATAGCGGCTTGGGTCGCCAGAGGAGGTGCTTAA
- the sdhD gene encoding succinate dehydrogenase, hydrophobic membrane anchor protein translates to MQPNDLRAPLARVRGLGSAREGTEHYIAQRFTAVALVPLAVWFVFSLVTIAGADYNTVVAWVKTPINAILLIALLMAMFHHAQLGMRVVIEDYVSNEFYKVVLVTLAKSLSYIFGIATVLAVVRVFVLGG, encoded by the coding sequence ATGCAACCCAATGATTTACGTGCGCCTTTGGCGCGAGTTCGTGGTCTGGGTTCAGCGCGAGAAGGCACTGAACACTATATTGCTCAACGTTTTACTGCGGTGGCTTTAGTGCCATTGGCGGTGTGGTTTGTGTTCTCTTTGGTGACGATTGCGGGCGCAGATTATAATACGGTAGTCGCTTGGGTCAAAACGCCCATCAATGCGATTTTATTGATCGCTTTGCTCATGGCCATGTTTCACCACGCCCAATTGGGAATGCGTGTGGTCATTGAAGATTATGTCAGTAATGAGTTTTACAAGGTGGTCTTGGTGACATTAGCCAAATCATTATCGTATATTTTTGGCATTGCCACCGTGTTGGCGGTTGTTCGTGTTTTCGTGTTGGGAGGTTAA
- the sdhA gene encoding succinate dehydrogenase flavoprotein subunit: MSSSYPIIDHTYDVVVVGAGGAGLRATFGMAEKKLKTACLTKVFPTRSHTVAAQGGMSASLANMGPDNWRWHMYDTVKGSDWLGDQDAIEYMCREAVPAVIELEHYGVPFSRTEEGKIYQRPFGGMTTNYGEGTAQRTCAAADRTGHAILHTLYQQSLKHQAEFFIEYFALDLIMENGACRGVMALNMAEGTIHRFRAKMVVLATGGYGRAYFSATSAHTCTGDGNAMVLRAGLPLQDMEFVQFHPTGIYGSGCLITEGVRGEGGFLTNAKGERFMERYAPNAKDLASRDVVSRAMTMEIREGRGVGKQADHIHLHLEHLGSEVIHERLPGIAETARIFAGVDVTKEPIPVLPTVHYNMGGIPTNYHGEVVTLKDGNPDSVVPGLMAIGEAACVSVHGANRLGSNSLLDIVVFGRAAALRCAELISSGERHKPLPANAGDEALARLDRLRHAKGSRRTADIRLDMQRTMQNDAAVFRTESSMQHGVDEMAKIYDSFADVQVSDRSLIWNSDLIETLELDNLRGQAVVTINSALNRKESRGGHAREDYPDRDDDNWMKHTLAWMDDKGQITIDYRPVHMNTLTDEVEPFPPKKRVY; the protein is encoded by the coding sequence GTGTCATCAAGCTATCCAATTATTGACCATACCTATGATGTTGTGGTTGTCGGTGCGGGTGGTGCGGGGTTACGCGCCACATTCGGTATGGCCGAGAAAAAATTAAAAACGGCCTGTTTAACCAAAGTTTTCCCCACACGCAGTCATACCGTAGCCGCACAAGGCGGAATGAGTGCTTCACTGGCTAACATGGGACCCGATAACTGGCGTTGGCACATGTATGATACGGTGAAAGGATCGGACTGGTTAGGCGATCAAGATGCGATTGAATACATGTGTCGGGAAGCCGTACCGGCGGTGATCGAATTAGAACATTATGGCGTTCCCTTTTCGCGTACCGAAGAAGGCAAAATTTATCAACGCCCTTTCGGTGGGATGACAACAAATTATGGTGAAGGCACCGCACAACGCACTTGTGCCGCCGCCGACCGCACCGGTCATGCCATTTTACATACTTTGTATCAGCAATCTTTAAAGCATCAAGCTGAATTTTTTATCGAATATTTTGCCTTAGATTTAATCATGGAAAACGGCGCGTGCCGCGGAGTCATGGCTTTAAACATGGCAGAGGGAACAATTCACCGTTTCCGTGCCAAAATGGTCGTACTGGCAACAGGCGGTTATGGCCGGGCTTATTTCTCTGCCACCTCCGCGCATACTTGTACCGGCGATGGCAACGCGATGGTATTGCGTGCGGGCTTACCTTTGCAGGATATGGAATTTGTGCAATTCCACCCGACAGGCATTTACGGTTCAGGCTGTTTGATTACCGAAGGCGTGCGCGGCGAAGGTGGATTTTTAACCAATGCCAAAGGCGAACGTTTTATGGAGCGTTACGCGCCCAATGCGAAAGATTTAGCTTCGCGTGACGTGGTCAGTCGTGCGATGACGATGGAAATTCGTGAAGGTCGTGGCGTGGGCAAACAAGCCGATCACATTCATCTGCATTTAGAACACTTGGGATCAGAAGTGATTCATGAGCGTTTGCCGGGTATTGCTGAAACGGCGCGTATTTTCGCAGGCGTTGATGTGACCAAAGAGCCTATTCCAGTGTTGCCTACCGTGCATTACAATATGGGAGGTATTCCAACCAATTATCACGGTGAAGTGGTGACATTGAAAGACGGTAATCCAGACAGCGTGGTGCCGGGATTAATGGCCATTGGCGAAGCGGCGTGTGTTTCAGTACACGGTGCAAATCGTTTGGGATCGAATTCTTTACTCGACATCGTGGTGTTTGGACGTGCGGCCGCGTTGCGTTGTGCGGAGTTGATTTCCTCAGGAGAACGCCACAAACCGTTGCCTGCCAATGCCGGTGATGAAGCTTTAGCCCGTTTGGATCGCTTACGTCATGCCAAAGGCAGCCGTCGCACCGCAGACATTCGTTTAGACATGCAACGCACCATGCAGAATGATGCTGCCGTATTCCGTACTGAAAGCAGTATGCAGCATGGCGTGGATGAAATGGCGAAAATTTATGATTCATTTGCCGATGTTCAAGTGTCGGATCGGTCATTGATTTGGAATTCAGATTTAATCGAAACCTTAGAATTAGACAATTTACGCGGACAAGCGGTGGTCACGATTAATTCGGCTTTAAATCGGAAAGAAAGCCGTGGCGGTCATGCCCGTGAAGATTACCCGGATCGAGACGATGATAATTGGATGAAGCACACTTTGGCGTGGATGGATGACAAGGGGCAAATCACCATTGACTACCGTCCCGTTCACATGAACACCTTAACGGACGAAGTAGAGCCATTCCCACCGAAAAAACGGGTTTACTAA